The proteins below are encoded in one region of Cololabis saira isolate AMF1-May2022 chromosome 21, fColSai1.1, whole genome shotgun sequence:
- the pvalb8 gene encoding parvalbumin 8, giving the protein MSLSSVLSADAIDNAIKDCQAPDSFCPKKFFQLCGLSNKSPTDVKKVFGILDNDASGFIEEEELKFFLQRFSPGARVLTDKETKAFLSTADDDSDGRIGAEEFQAMVLS; this is encoded by the exons ATGTCGCTCTCATCTGTCCTCTCTGCTGATGCCATCGACAATGCTATCAAGGACTGCCAAG CTCCGGACTCCTTCTGCCCGAAGAAGTTTTTCCAGCTTTGTGGCCTCTCCAATAAGAGCCCCACAGATGTGAAAAAGGTTTTTGGAATCCTGGACAATGATGCCAGCGGTTTTATTGAGGAGGAAGAGCTCAA GTTTTTCCTCCAGAGGTTCTCTCCGGGGGCTCGCGTCCTGACAGACAAGGAGACCAAGGCCTTCCTGAGCACTGCTGATGATGACAGCGATGGGCGGATTGGAGCAGAAG AGTTCCAAGCTATGGTCTTGTCCTAA
- the aimp2 gene encoding aminoacyl tRNA synthase complex-interacting multifunctional protein 2 isoform X2 has translation MPMYQNGEVDPAVKALEARQDEIMRKLYELKAAVEGLAKTVTTPDADLDLTVSSSLSSQSSTSAVFKSTTDLDALLGKDLGALRDIVINANPEQPPLTLLVLHSLLSQRYRVLSTIHTHSSVTSVAPQLLSCLGPRHADSHIRHMFQLGFTLIWKKVPKLEMKFSVRNMCPIEGEANVARFLFKLLAPYPSDPALATLVDSWVDTAFFQLAEGSSKERAAVLRALNSALGRGHWLAGAEFSLADVACYCCVMQTGSASSAPANVQRWIKSCENLGHFSPAKLLLQ, from the exons ATGCCCATGTACCAG AATGGTGAGGTAGACCCCGCAGTCAAGGCCCTGGAAGCCCGTCAGGATGAGATCATGAGAAAACTCTACGAGCTGAAAGCAGCGGTGGAGGGCCTTGCCAAGACGGTAACAACCCCAGATGCTGATCTGGACCTGACAGTCAGCAGCAGCCTCTCCTCACAAAGCTCCACCTCCGCAGTATTCAAAAGTACCACCGACTTGGATGCGCTACTGGGCAAG GACCTCGGTGCTCTCCGTGACATCGTCATAAATGCCAACCCAGAACAGCCCCCCCTGACTCTGCTGGTTCTCCATAGTCTGCTGTCCCAGCGCTACCGGGTGCTCTCCACCATCCACACCCACTCCTCCGTTACCAGTGTGGCACCGCAGCTCCTGTCCTGTCTCGGTCCGCGGCATGCAGACAGCCACATCCGCCACATGTTCCAGCTGGGCTTCACGCTCATATGGAAAAAAG TTCCCAAGTTGGAAATGAAGTTCAGCGTCCGTAACATGTGTCCCATCGAGGGTGAGGCCAACGTTGCCCGCTTCCTCTTCAAGCTGCTGGCTCCCTACCCCAGTGACCCCGCTCTCGCCACGCTGGTGGACAGCTGGGTGGACACGGCTTTCTTCCAGCTGGCAGAAGGCAGTTCCAAGGAGCGCGCCGCCGTCCTGCGGGCCCTCAACTCGGCTCTGGGCCGCGGCCACTGGCTAGCAGGAGCGGAGTTCTCCCTGGCCGACGTGGCCTGCTACTGCTGCGTGATGCAGACCGGCTCAGCCTCCTCCGCACCTGCGAATGTCCAACGCTGGATCAAGTCTTGCGAGAACCTGGGCCACTTCAGCCCTGCCAAGCTACTTCTGCAGTGA
- the aimp2 gene encoding aminoacyl tRNA synthase complex-interacting multifunctional protein 2 isoform X1: protein MPMYQVKSISGGDIKVDLPSCMYKLPNIHAPQGNSCSPEHAPQNGEVDPAVKALEARQDEIMRKLYELKAAVEGLAKTVTTPDADLDLTVSSSLSSQSSTSAVFKSTTDLDALLGKDLGALRDIVINANPEQPPLTLLVLHSLLSQRYRVLSTIHTHSSVTSVAPQLLSCLGPRHADSHIRHMFQLGFTLIWKKVPKLEMKFSVRNMCPIEGEANVARFLFKLLAPYPSDPALATLVDSWVDTAFFQLAEGSSKERAAVLRALNSALGRGHWLAGAEFSLADVACYCCVMQTGSASSAPANVQRWIKSCENLGHFSPAKLLLQ from the exons ATGCCCATGTACCAGGTAAAGTCCATCAGTGGGGGTGACATAAAGGTTGATTTGCCATCCTGCATGTACAAGTTACCAAATATCCACGCGCCGCAAGGGAACAGCTGCAGCCCCGAGCACGCGCCTCAG AATGGTGAGGTAGACCCCGCAGTCAAGGCCCTGGAAGCCCGTCAGGATGAGATCATGAGAAAACTCTACGAGCTGAAAGCAGCGGTGGAGGGCCTTGCCAAGACGGTAACAACCCCAGATGCTGATCTGGACCTGACAGTCAGCAGCAGCCTCTCCTCACAAAGCTCCACCTCCGCAGTATTCAAAAGTACCACCGACTTGGATGCGCTACTGGGCAAG GACCTCGGTGCTCTCCGTGACATCGTCATAAATGCCAACCCAGAACAGCCCCCCCTGACTCTGCTGGTTCTCCATAGTCTGCTGTCCCAGCGCTACCGGGTGCTCTCCACCATCCACACCCACTCCTCCGTTACCAGTGTGGCACCGCAGCTCCTGTCCTGTCTCGGTCCGCGGCATGCAGACAGCCACATCCGCCACATGTTCCAGCTGGGCTTCACGCTCATATGGAAAAAAG TTCCCAAGTTGGAAATGAAGTTCAGCGTCCGTAACATGTGTCCCATCGAGGGTGAGGCCAACGTTGCCCGCTTCCTCTTCAAGCTGCTGGCTCCCTACCCCAGTGACCCCGCTCTCGCCACGCTGGTGGACAGCTGGGTGGACACGGCTTTCTTCCAGCTGGCAGAAGGCAGTTCCAAGGAGCGCGCCGCCGTCCTGCGGGCCCTCAACTCGGCTCTGGGCCGCGGCCACTGGCTAGCAGGAGCGGAGTTCTCCCTGGCCGACGTGGCCTGCTACTGCTGCGTGATGCAGACCGGCTCAGCCTCCTCCGCACCTGCGAATGTCCAACGCTGGATCAAGTCTTGCGAGAACCTGGGCCACTTCAGCCCTGCCAAGCTACTTCTGCAGTGA